From the Halobellus litoreus genome, the window GTGGATCCTCGAGGAGTTTCGCGGCAACGACGTTCGGCTGATCATCTCGCACCACGATTTCGACGCGACGCCGGATAGAGAGGTTCTCGCGGCTATAATCGACCAGTGCGCGCACTACGGAGACATCGCGAAGGTGGCCACGTACCCGACTGACCTCTCCGACACGCTCGTGTTGCTCGGCGCGCTGCACGAAGCGACGCAGAAGGGCATCGACGCCGCCGGAATCGCAATGGGAGAGATCGGAAGCCACACCCGAGCGATCGGCCACATCTACGGCTCGAAGCTCGGATACGCGCCGCTTTTGGACGACCACGACGAGTACGCGCCCGGACAGATTCCGCTGGGGAAACTCAGAGCCCTCATCGAGGCCACGCGGGTCGACGGGACGAGCCTGGAGCGGATCGACGCCATCGAAGACGACGTCACCGTCCCCTCAGAACTGACGCTGCCGAACTGACCGGCGATCGAAAGCACGGATCGCGAGACGAGTCAGGCCCCCGAACCGCCCGTGAGCGGTTCGACGACGCGGAGGTTCTTCTCGGCGGCGACGTCCCGTATTTTTCCGAGGACTGCCTCGGTGGCCCCGCGCTCGGCGGCGATGTCGATACGCGCGCTCGACACGTTCGACGGCCCGTCCGGTGCGGCGACCGATAGGTCGGTCACGGTCGCGTTCGCCGACTCCTGAATCCGCGAGAGGGTGTCCGACAGGTCGGTGTCGATGACGTGGCCCGAGAGGATGACGGTGAGGCCTTCGCTGTAGCGCTCTGTCCCGGCCTGGATGACGTTGATCCCGGCGTCGCGGAGGCCGTCGATGATTCTCTCGAAGCGGTCGGGCGTCGCTTCCACGTCGACTTCGACGGGGATGTGCCCGCGGGGTGTGACGTTACCGCGCTCGTGAAAGATCGACAGCAGATTGCCGCCGTTGTCCGCGATCGGGCGGAGCGAACGGAGGAGTTCGCCCGGTTCGTCGACTAACTCCAGTCGGAGCGTGTACGCACGGACGTCCGTCTCTACCTCACTCATCGGTCGATCGCCCCCGGTTCGTCCCGTGCATATCCGGTACAACCCCCGGAAGCGAAGTGAATGTTTCCCCGAGAGCGGGAGCACGGGGGACCGTCCTCATAATAAAAGATTATGTCGTTCTCCGCCGACTACCGGACGTACATATGCCAGACAGCACGCTACAAGACGCGCTCGATTCCGCGGAGAGCCCCGTGGAACTGCTCCGCGATCTCGGGCTCGCGCGATTCACCGATCTGCCGGACGAGTTCACCAACTGGATCGAGGAGCAGCGGGCGTGGCAGGAGGGCGTCGCGTTCGCGGACCAGTCGTATCACATGACCGACTTGCGGATCGACGGCGCCGCGGCGATCGACCTCTACTCGAAGTACGCCGTCAACGACTTCCAGCAGTTCGACGTCGGGCAGGCCAAACAGCTCGTCGTCGCCAACCCCGACGGCTACCTCGTCGGCGACGCCATCCTCTTCCGGGAGGCCGAGGACTCCTTCTTGAGCGTCGGTGCCGCGGCGGCTCACAACTGGCTGCTGTATCAGGCCGAAACGGGCGATTACGACGTCGAAACGGCGTATCAGCCGCGTCCGGTCGGCACGGGGGACGACCCCAACAACTTCCGCTATCAGGTACAGGGCCCCGACGCGGTCGCGACGATGGAGGAAGCCATCGACGGGTCGATCCCGGAGTTGGGCTTCTTCCGCTTCGAGGAGGTGTCCATCGGCGGCAGCGACGCCTACCTCCTGCGACACGGGATGGCCGGCGAAGCGGGCTTCGAGTTCTGGGGCGAGTGGGACGACGCCGACGCGGTCCGGGAGGCGATCCTCGACGCCGGCGAGGCGTACGACGTCCGTCGGCTCGGCTCGAAGAGCTACCAGAGCGCGAACACCGTCCTGGGGTGGCTTCCGCTTCCGGTCCCCGCGATCTACACCGGCGAGGAGATGCGGGACTTCAGAGAGTGGCTCTCGCTTCGGCGCGGCCTCATCTCGATCGGCGGGAGCTACGACTCCGAGGACATCGAGGACTACTACGTCACGCCGATCGAGGTCGGCTACGATCACATCATCGACTTCGACCACGACTTCGTCGGACGGGAAGCGCTCGAAGCCGAGATCGACGACCCCGAGCGGAAGAAGGTCACGCTCGTCTGGAACGACGAGGACGTCGTCGACGTCTACGCCTCGCTGTTCCGCGAGGGCGAGACGAAGAAGTTTATGGATATGCCCGTCCCGCGTTCGTCGGCGTGTCACTACGACGAGGTCACGAAAGACGGCGAGGTCGTCGGCGTCTCCAAGTGGATGAGCTACCTCTACAACCACCGCGAGATGCTGTCGCTCGCCCTGGTCGACACCGAGTACGCCGACCCAGGCACGGAGGTCACGCTCACGTGGGGCGAGGCCGACGGCAGCGGAAACAAGAGCGTCGAGCGCCACGAGGCGGCCGAAATCCGCGCGACCGTCGCGGCCGCGCCGTACAAGCAGGATCGTCGCTGAAGCGCCTTCGAGAACGGGCCGTTCGGCCGATTCTCGTCCCGTCGGTTCTCAGTCGCTGATGAACTTGTTGTCCCGCCAGTTCACGCCGCCCGAGCCGTTGTCGTTCTTCGAGGGGTTCTCGACGACCTCGATGCTCGCCGGGCGCTCCTCGCCCTCGACGATCCGGTGGGCCGTGAGTTCCCCGTCGACCTCGGTGATCGCGGTGAGCGTCCCCTTCTCTGCGAGGAGTGCGATCTCCCGCAGGACCAGGAACATCGGGTACTGCAGCGCGGTGTTCTGGAGGACGGTCTCGCGGTCGCCCTTGAAGCAGGCGAACTCGACGAGTTCGGAAGGGATCTCCTCCTCCTCCTCTTCCCAGCGGGGTGCGCCCGCTCGGGGGGGTTCCTCTTCGTACACCCGGTTCTCCGTGATGCTCGCTTTCAACTGCGCCGTCGGGGTGTATTTGCTCAGGTTGTCCTCGGCCGCGACGGCCTTCAGAATGAGCGTGTTGTTCCGGCGAGTCACCTCGACGTCCGTGACCTCGGGCGGCAGGTCCGGGTCACCGTTCAGGTACTCTTCGACCTCTTCGAGGGGCAGTTCCAGTGTCGAGTGAAGTCGGTATACGCGGCCTGACATAGTTAGTTTTTGAGTGGTACCCGTACGAGACGGACGCGGCGCGACGTCGGTACCTGTGTAGTGGTAGGCACCGGGGCCTTATAGGGTCTACTCTTTGATTCGCGACTGCGGCCAGAGTAGGAATCGTAGCGCCGCACCAGCGGCCGTACCGGAATCGCCTATCAGATCTTCGTTTCCGCCGTTCGATCGGGTCTGTGCGCGGTTACGTCCGCAGTGTTTCGTCCAGTTCGCCCCGCTCGTCGAGTTCCGCCAGGATGTCGCTACCGCCGACGAACTCGCCGTCGACGAACGTCTGTGGGATCGTTTCCCAGCCGCTGTGGGATTCGAGCGCGCTCCGGTACTGATCGAGCGCGGGCAGGACGTCGATCGTCTCGAACTCGTCGACGTACTGGGAGATGAGGTTCACCGCGCGCTGGGAGTACCCGCACTGCGGCATCAACCGGTTTCCCTTCATAAACAGCACGACGTCGTTCGATTCGATCGCGTCGTCGACGCGCGCTCGTACCTCGTCTTCGCTCAGGTCCGTCCCGGGCTGAAACGTCATAGCGGCCCATAGGCGGTCGTCGGTGAAATGGGTTGCGTCGGCGCGGGCCGGGCCACGACGCGCCCTACTGCCGCTCGCACTCGGGACCGATCAGTCGCTGCCGACCCGGACGACGTCGATGAGCGAGTACACCGGCACGCCTTCGATCTCGTCGACGCCCTGTTTGTCGACGACGACGACGCAGGCGACGGGGTCACCCCCCTCCTCGCGGATCGAGTCGATCGTCTCCCGCATCGTCGTTCCCGACGTGATGGTGTCGTCGACGACGTAGCACTCCCGGTCCCTGATCTGGGCGAAGTTCCGCGAGAACGACCCGCCCAGGTCCTCGATGTCGCCCTCCTCCCACTGGTGCTTCGCGGGGGCGTAGGAACCGAGGTCGGTATCGAGTTCCATCGAGACGGTCGTCGCGAGCGGCGCGCCGGCCTTCTCGATGCCGATCGTCAGATCGACCTCCTCGCCCTCCTTCATCAGAAGGTCGGCCATCGCTCGACCGACGTAGGTCAGCCGGCTCGAATCGCGGCCGATGGCGCTCCAGTCCACGTGAATGTCGTGTGGACCGCTGCTCTCGTCGCCGGTGCGTCCGACCGGTGCGGGGTCGCTCTCGTAGCTGTTCGATCCGCTGCGTTCGACGAGCCAACTCGCCGTCTCCCGAGAGACGTTCAGTTCGTCCGCGATCTCGCCTTTCGACAGGCCGCGTTCG encodes:
- a CDS encoding type I 3-dehydroquinate dehydratase, which translates into the protein MDKADNPIEQLESYDGELPIVATNRNQWFGGKARDTGRLDTLFAASRFESVAYVDIELETARAKEWILEEFRGNDVRLIISHHDFDATPDREVLAAIIDQCAHYGDIAKVATYPTDLSDTLVLLGALHEATQKGIDAAGIAMGEIGSHTRAIGHIYGSKLGYAPLLDDHDEYAPGQIPLGKLRALIEATRVDGTSLERIDAIEDDVTVPSELTLPN
- a CDS encoding amino acid-binding protein; the encoded protein is MSEVETDVRAYTLRLELVDEPGELLRSLRPIADNGGNLLSIFHERGNVTPRGHIPVEVDVEATPDRFERIIDGLRDAGINVIQAGTERYSEGLTVILSGHVIDTDLSDTLSRIQESANATVTDLSVAAPDGPSNVSSARIDIAAERGATEAVLGKIRDVAAEKNLRVVEPLTGGSGA
- a CDS encoding DUF7110 family protein, giving the protein MSGRVYRLHSTLELPLEEVEEYLNGDPDLPPEVTDVEVTRRNNTLILKAVAAEDNLSKYTPTAQLKASITENRVYEEEPPRAGAPRWEEEEEEIPSELVEFACFKGDRETVLQNTALQYPMFLVLREIALLAEKGTLTAITEVDGELTAHRIVEGEERPASIEVVENPSKNDNGSGGVNWRDNKFISD
- a CDS encoding glutaredoxin family protein gives rise to the protein MTFQPGTDLSEDEVRARVDDAIESNDVVLFMKGNRLMPQCGYSQRAVNLISQYVDEFETIDVLPALDQYRSALESHSGWETIPQTFVDGEFVGGSDILAELDERGELDETLRT
- the gfcR gene encoding transcriptional regulator GfcR, which encodes MKNVDDLISSASELAERGLSKGEIADELNVSRETASWLVERSGSNSYESDPAPVGRTGDESSGPHDIHVDWSAIGRDSSRLTYVGRAMADLLMKEGEEVDLTIGIEKAGAPLATTVSMELDTDLGSYAPAKHQWEEGDIEDLGGSFSRNFAQIRDRECYVVDDTITSGTTMRETIDSIREEGGDPVACVVVVDKQGVDEIEGVPVYSLIDVVRVGSD